In Mixophyes fleayi isolate aMixFle1 unplaced genomic scaffold, aMixFle1.hap1 Scaffold_148, whole genome shotgun sequence, a single window of DNA contains:
- the LOC142114737 gene encoding histone H4, whose translation MSGRGKGGKGLGKGGAKRHRKVLRDNIQGITKPAIRRLARRGGVKRISGLIYEETRGVLKVFLENVIRDAVTYTEHAKRKTVTAMDVVYALKRQGRTLYGFGG comes from the coding sequence ATGTCTGGACGCGGTAAAGGAGGCAAGGGGCTCGGGAAAGGCGGTGCTAAGAGGCACAGGAAGGTGCTCCGTGATAACATACAGGGcatcactaaaccagctatccgtCGTTTAGCTCGTAGGGGAGGTGTGAAGCGCATCTCTGGGCTCATCTACGAGGAGACCCGCGGTGTCCTGAAGGTCTTCCTGGAGAATGTGATCCGTGATGCCGTCACTTACACAGAGCACGCAAAGAGAAAGACTGTCACAGCCATGGATGTCGTGTATGCCCTGAAACGTCAGGGTCGCACTCTGTACGGGTTTGGAGGTTAA
- the LOC142114759 gene encoding histone H2A type 1-like, with amino-acid sequence MSGRGKQGGKTRAKAKTRSSRAGLQFPVGRVHRLLRKGNYAHRVGAGAPVYLAAVLEYLTAEILELAGNAARDNKKTRIIPRHLQLAVRNDEELNKLLGGVTIAQGGVLPNIQAVLLPKKTESHKAAKSK; translated from the coding sequence ATGTCTGGTAGAGGCAAACAAGGCGGTAAGACCCGGGCTAAGGCCAAGACTCGCTCATCTCGGGCCGGTCTTCAGTTTCCTGTTGGCCGTGTTCACCGTCTTTTGAGGAAGGGGAACTATGCTCATCGTGTGGGAGCCGGAGCTCCTGTCTATCTGGCCGCCGTGCTCGAGTACCTGACGGCTGAGATTCTGGAGTTGGCTGGAAATGCCgcccgtgataacaagaagacccgtatcatcccccgccacctgcaGCTGGCTGTGCGCAACGATGAAGAGCTAAACAAGCTGCTCGGTGGGGTGACGATCGCCCAGGGAGgcgtcctgcccaacatccaggccgtgctgctgcccaagaagaccgagagccacaaggcagctaagagcaagtga
- the LOC142114755 gene encoding histone H2B 1.1-like, producing the protein MPEPAKSAPAAKKGSKKAVTKTQKKDGKKRRKTRKESYAIYVYKVLKQVHPDTGISSKAMGIMNSFVNDIFERIAGEASRLAHYNKRSTITSREIQTAVRLLLPGELAKHAVSEGTKAVTKYTSAK; encoded by the coding sequence ATGCCTGAACCAGCCAAGTCTGCACCTGCGGCCAAAAAGGGCTCCAAGAAAGCCGTgaccaagacccagaagaaagatgggaagaagcgtagaaagaccaggaaggagagttatgctatctacgtgtacaaggtgctgaagcaggtccaccctgataccggcatctcctccaaggccatgggtatcatgaactcctttgttaatgacatttttgagCGCATCGCAGGCGAAGCCTCCcgcctggctcactacaacaagcgctccaccatcacctcccgGGAGATCCAGACCGCTGTGCGTCTACTGCTGCCCGGTGAGCTGGCAAAGCACGCCGTGTCTGAGGGCACCAAGGCCGTCACCAAGTACACCAGCGCCAAGTAA